In a single window of the Megalobrama amblycephala isolate DHTTF-2021 linkage group LG3, ASM1881202v1, whole genome shotgun sequence genome:
- the syt4 gene encoding synaptotagmin-4, protein MAPLTTEEEHFAEVPVSVAVVSVFGLVFSVSIFAWICCQRKANKTNNKTPPYKFVHMLKGVDIYPESLNGKKKFGGEKTPEAHGKQTLSPTAGRPELHLDLEKRDLNGNFTSKPPTLQLKVRSSPDLDIPSLQAGFGPGGNQEAGTPESILSSQTPTPAVEKSQDKEGGLGTLFFSVEYNFEKKAFMVHIKEAHGLSPTDEQSLTSDPYIKLTLLPEKKHKVKTRVLRKTLDPAFDETFSFYGIQYARVSQLALHFMVLSFDRFSRDEVIGETLVPLADIDLSEGRVLMSRDIIKRNVRRSAGRGELLLSLCYQSTTSTLTVVVLKARHLPKADTNGPSDPYVKVNLFQGKKRVCKKKTHVKKCAPNPVFNELFVFDLPSEDGLRDTSVELLLLDSDRTSRTPVIGRLLLGTSSPGTAGEHWREICDHPRRQIAKWHALSED, encoded by the exons ATGGCACCATTGACGACAGAAGAAGAACATTTCG CGGAGGTTCCTGTGAGTGTGGCAGTGGTGAGTGTGTTTGGCCTGGTCTTCAGCGTCTCCATCTTTGCATGGATTTGCTGCCAGCGCAAAGCCAACAAGACCAATAACAAGACCCCACCCTATAAGTTTGTCCACATGCTGAAGGGGGTTGACATCTATCCTGAGAGCCTGAATGGAAAGAAGAAGTTTGGAGGAGAAAAGACACCAGAAGCCCATGGAAAACAGACCCTCAGTCCCACTGCTGGGCGGCCAGAGCTCCATCTGGACCTGGAAAAACGAGATCTTAATGGAAACTTTACCTCCAAGCCACCAACCCTCCAACTGAAAGTGCGTAGTTCCCCAGACTTGGACATCCCGTCTCTTCAAGCAGGCTTCGGGCCGGGTGGCAATCAGGAGGCTGGTACTCCAGAAAGCATCCTATCTAGTCAGACACCAACACCAGCCGTGGAAAAATCTCAGGACAAGGAGGGTGGCCTGGGGACTCTCTTCTTTTCAGTTGAGTACAACTTTGAGAAGAAGGCTTTCATGGTTCACATCAAGGAGGCACATGGATTGTCCCCCACGGATGAACAGTCGTTGACCTCTGACCCCTATATTAAGCTGACCTTGCTGCCTGAGAAGAAGCACAAGGTGAAGACACGTGTACTGAGGAAGACTCTGGACCCGGCCTTCGACGAGACCTTCAGCTTCTACGGAATCCAATATGCACGAGTTTCCCAGCTGGCTTTGCACTTCATGGTGCTGAGTTTCGACCGCTTTTCACGTGATGAAGTGATCGGAGAGACCCTCGTTCCTCTGGCTGACATTGACTTGTCCGAGGGGCGGGTCCTCATGAGCCGGGACATTATCAAAAGAAACGTCAGG AGGAGTGCTGGTCGAGGAGAGCTACTTCTGTccctgtgttatcagtctaccACCAGTACTCTGACTGTGGTGGTACTGAAAGCCCGTCACCTGCCCAAGGCTGACACCAACGGACCATCAG ACCCTTACGTGAAGGTGAACTTGTTCCAGGGGAAGAAGCGAGTGTGTAAGAAGAAGACGCACGTGAAAAAGTGTGCCCCCAACCCCGTCTTCAACGAGCTCTTCGTTTTCGACCTGCCCTCGGAAGATGGCCTGCGGGACACCAGCGTGGAGCTCCTCCTGCTGGACTCCGACAGAACGTCCCGTACACCTGTCATCGGCCGGCTCCTCCTCGGCACCTCCTCCCCCGGCACCGCCGGCGAGCACTGGCGTGAGATCTGCGACCACCCGCGCCGACAGATCGCTAAGTGGCACGCGCTGTCCGAAGACTAG